A genomic stretch from Burkholderia pyrrocinia includes:
- a CDS encoding NAD(P)/FAD-dependent oxidoreductase, translating to MQIFANQPHVASYYAATANDTTRHAPLAGTTDADVCVIGAGLTGLSAALNLAERGHSVTVLEASRVGWAASGRNGGQLIGGFACDIDTFGQFMPEGDVKRIWDMGLETLSLVKSRIAQHDIDCALMPGYLTAANTGRDADALKRWRDDAAKRFGYDRFHFVEADELGDYVQSARYCGGLYDPDSGHLHPLNYTLGLARAATGAGVRIHEDSCVTRVRDVAGGHVVETSGGNVRARFVVLACNTYVGTLAPALSKKIMPVGTYVIATEPLGEARAAALMPARAAICDSRFVLDYFRPAPDTRLVWGGKVSYSTREPRDLAAAMRADMLKTFPQLADVKVDYAWGGFVDITMNRAPHFGRVAPTMYFAQGFSGHGVNTTALAGKLIAEAIDGQASRFDLFGKIRHRDFPGGAALRTPALVLAMSWYRLLDAFGVH from the coding sequence ATGCAGATTTTCGCCAACCAGCCGCACGTCGCGTCCTACTACGCGGCGACCGCCAACGATACGACCCGCCACGCGCCGCTCGCCGGCACGACCGACGCCGACGTGTGCGTGATCGGCGCGGGCCTCACGGGCCTGTCCGCCGCGCTCAACCTCGCCGAGCGCGGCCACTCGGTGACCGTGCTCGAAGCGTCGCGGGTCGGATGGGCGGCGAGCGGCCGCAACGGCGGCCAGTTGATCGGCGGCTTTGCATGCGACATCGACACGTTCGGGCAATTCATGCCGGAAGGCGACGTGAAGCGCATCTGGGACATGGGGCTCGAAACGCTGTCGCTCGTGAAGTCGCGCATCGCGCAGCACGACATCGACTGCGCGCTGATGCCCGGCTACCTGACCGCCGCGAACACCGGGCGCGACGCCGATGCGCTGAAGCGCTGGCGCGACGACGCCGCGAAGCGCTTCGGCTACGACCGCTTCCATTTCGTCGAAGCCGACGAACTCGGCGACTACGTGCAGTCCGCCCGCTATTGCGGCGGCCTGTACGACCCGGACAGCGGCCACCTGCATCCGCTCAACTACACGCTCGGCCTCGCCCGTGCGGCGACCGGCGCAGGCGTGCGCATCCACGAGGACAGTTGTGTGACGCGCGTGCGCGACGTCGCGGGCGGCCACGTCGTCGAGACGAGCGGCGGCAACGTTCGCGCGCGTTTCGTCGTGCTCGCATGCAATACCTACGTCGGCACGCTCGCGCCCGCGCTGTCGAAGAAGATCATGCCGGTCGGCACCTACGTGATCGCAACGGAACCGCTCGGCGAAGCGCGCGCCGCCGCACTGATGCCCGCGCGCGCGGCGATCTGCGACAGCCGCTTCGTGCTCGACTATTTCCGGCCGGCACCCGACACGCGGCTCGTGTGGGGCGGCAAGGTCAGCTATTCGACACGAGAGCCGCGCGATCTCGCGGCCGCGATGCGCGCGGACATGCTGAAGACGTTCCCGCAGCTCGCGGACGTAAAGGTCGACTACGCATGGGGCGGCTTCGTCGACATCACGATGAACCGCGCACCGCACTTCGGCCGCGTCGCGCCGACGATGTACTTCGCGCAGGGATTTTCGGGGCACGGCGTGAACACGACCGCGCTCGCGGGCAAGCTGATCGCCGAGGCGATCGACGGACAGGCGAGCCGCTTCGACCTGTTCGGCAAGATCCGGCATCGCGACTTCCCCGGCGGCGCGGCACTGCGCACGCCGGCGCTGGTG
- a CDS encoding DUF3138 family protein has translation MKKKLICLLVAGALPGIALADSTSAEIKALQAQVAALQKQMKAMQAQLAAKPGGAAVAQAGAKTGAAPVAAAVDPGSPDYGKAQATLTNDEVSDMKQQIANQQLKVDSLTDAASTGPLAGLSVTGYIDPTYIYNRAAGTSSFLFANHENAYNYFNSTFGDLYLDIKKTFGVGPMAPSAEITLMPNRGNGITLLQNSRGSITDNLLNTAVINVPITATTTLVAGLIPSFGGYEVQQSNQMLTLTHNLLYDFSDPGSYVGVGANYTKGNWAWKFFLGNEQYRTYGSVTQTGTNALGDPISTSNKVPTFTARADYTWSSALDIGGSFNIGRQTLASAIDDQGVVHYGPGGAAPSAYGSFFFGELDATYTLADIQYNAEVDYGRQQHAAFNGGLAQWYGLSLLAHRKFNAPVVGRMGVTLRYDLLANTKNGGGGGGIALNGQGMDTSNGFGIDADCLAMSKAGGGLGFECKGAVRQDVALDLLFYPTQQITVKVEYRHDWANNKVFLRNDGSYGKSNDLLATQFIYSF, from the coding sequence ATGAAGAAGAAACTGATCTGCCTGCTGGTGGCCGGCGCGTTGCCGGGCATCGCGCTGGCCGACTCGACATCCGCCGAGATCAAGGCGCTGCAGGCGCAGGTCGCGGCGCTGCAGAAACAGATGAAGGCCATGCAGGCGCAGCTCGCCGCGAAACCGGGCGGCGCCGCTGTCGCGCAAGCCGGTGCGAAGACCGGCGCGGCGCCGGTTGCGGCGGCCGTCGATCCGGGCTCGCCGGACTACGGCAAGGCGCAGGCCACACTGACCAACGACGAGGTCAGCGACATGAAGCAGCAGATCGCGAACCAGCAGCTGAAGGTCGACTCGCTGACCGACGCGGCCAGCACGGGCCCGCTCGCCGGCCTGTCGGTGACGGGCTACATCGATCCGACCTACATCTACAACCGCGCGGCCGGCACGTCGTCGTTCCTGTTCGCGAACCACGAGAACGCGTACAACTACTTCAACAGCACGTTCGGCGATCTCTACCTCGACATCAAGAAGACGTTCGGCGTCGGCCCGATGGCGCCGTCGGCCGAGATCACGCTGATGCCGAACCGCGGCAACGGCATCACGCTGCTGCAGAATTCGCGCGGCTCGATCACCGACAACCTGCTGAACACGGCGGTCATCAACGTGCCGATCACCGCCACCACGACGCTGGTCGCCGGCCTGATCCCGAGCTTCGGCGGCTACGAGGTGCAGCAGTCGAACCAGATGCTCACGCTCACGCACAACCTGCTGTACGATTTCTCGGATCCGGGCAGCTACGTCGGTGTCGGCGCGAACTACACGAAGGGCAACTGGGCGTGGAAGTTCTTCCTCGGCAACGAGCAGTACCGCACGTACGGTTCGGTCACGCAGACGGGCACCAACGCGCTCGGCGATCCGATCAGCACCAGCAACAAGGTGCCGACCTTCACCGCGCGCGCGGACTACACGTGGTCGAGCGCGCTCGATATCGGCGGGTCGTTCAACATCGGGCGGCAGACGCTGGCGAGCGCGATCGACGATCAGGGCGTCGTCCACTACGGCCCGGGCGGTGCGGCACCGAGCGCATACGGTTCGTTCTTCTTCGGCGAACTCGACGCGACCTACACGCTTGCCGATATTCAGTACAACGCCGAAGTCGACTACGGCCGGCAGCAGCATGCGGCGTTCAACGGCGGGCTCGCGCAGTGGTACGGCCTGTCGCTGCTCGCGCACCGCAAGTTCAACGCGCCGGTGGTCGGCCGCATGGGCGTGACGCTGCGCTACGACCTGCTCGCCAACACGAAGAACGGCGGCGGCGGCGGCGGTATCGCGCTGAACGGTCAAGGTATGGATACATCCAACGGCTTCGGCATCGATGCGGACTGCCTCGCGATGTCGAAGGCCGGTGGCGGCCTGGGCTTCGAGTGCAAGGGGGCCGTGCGCCAGGACGTCGCGCTCGACCTGCTGTTCTATCCGACCCAGCAGATCACCGTGAAGGTCGAATACCGGCACGACTGGGCGAACAACAAGGTGTTCCTGCGCAACGACGGTTCGTACGGCAAGTCCAACGACCTGCTCGCGACGCAGTTCATCTATTCGTTCTGA
- a CDS encoding ABC transporter permease subunit codes for MIKPSKPLSTGVLAFGFLFLYIPIISLVVYSFNESKLVTVWSGFSLKWYASLWQDDELLSAAWLSLKIGLLTATASVVIGTWAGFVLARFGRFRGFTLYTGMINAPLVIPEVIQGISLLLLFVALEQMFGWPKGRGMVTIWIGHVMLCVSYVAIIVQSRVKEMNKSLEEAALDLGATPLKVFFVVTLPLISQALLSGWLLSFTLSIDDLVLSAFLSGPGSTTLPLVVFSRVRLGLNPEMNALATLFITAVTIGVIVVNRMMIARERRRVADMKAAFAVA; via the coding sequence ATGATCAAGCCGAGCAAACCGCTGTCGACGGGCGTTCTCGCCTTCGGCTTCCTGTTCCTGTACATCCCGATCATCAGCCTGGTCGTGTACTCGTTCAACGAGTCGAAGCTGGTGACGGTGTGGTCGGGCTTCTCGCTGAAGTGGTACGCATCGCTGTGGCAGGACGACGAGCTGCTGAGCGCCGCGTGGCTGTCGCTGAAGATCGGCCTCTTGACGGCCACCGCGTCGGTCGTGATCGGCACGTGGGCAGGTTTCGTGCTCGCGCGCTTCGGCCGCTTCAGGGGCTTCACGCTGTACACGGGGATGATCAACGCGCCGCTGGTGATTCCGGAAGTGATCCAGGGCATCTCGCTGCTGCTGCTGTTCGTTGCGCTGGAGCAGATGTTCGGCTGGCCGAAGGGCCGCGGGATGGTGACGATCTGGATCGGCCACGTGATGCTGTGCGTGTCGTACGTGGCGATCATCGTGCAGTCGCGCGTGAAGGAGATGAACAAGTCGCTGGAAGAGGCCGCGCTCGATCTGGGTGCGACGCCGCTGAAAGTGTTCTTCGTGGTGACGCTGCCGCTGATCTCGCAGGCGCTGCTGTCGGGCTGGCTGCTGTCGTTCACGCTGTCGATCGACGACCTGGTGCTGTCGGCGTTCCTGTCGGGGCCGGGTTCGACGACGCTGCCGCTGGTGGTGTTCTCGCGCGTGCGGCTCGGGCTGAACCCGGAAATGAATGCACTGGCGACGCTGTTCATCACGGCCGTGACGATCGGCGTGATCGTCGTGAACCGGATGATGATCGCGCGCGAACGGCGCCGCGTGGCCGACATGAAGGCGGCGTTCGCGGTGGCGTGA
- a CDS encoding NAD(P)/FAD-dependent oxidoreductase → MTQSFTRRADALARDSYYEATVTRPVIDDPSLDDTIDVDVCVIGAGFAGLSTALDCRARGLSVAVIDAHRPGWGASGRNGGQAITGFAKDEEIERQLGTDGARAAWALSLDGVALIAERIARYGIDCDFTRGYLTVATKPRRIDDLRAWMDAATSRWGHPSLAWLDTGEIRARIASTRYLAGVHDPLSGHLHPLKYCLGLADAARREGVALYAHTPALDIVRGARPVVRTPSGEVRCRYVVSCCNAGPGGVLPAATAARIAPIASYIIATEPLGQTRADALIARREAVCDNNFFLDYFRLSADHRMLFGGRANSAGASPATLAETIRQRMVGVFPQLGDVRVDHAWGGFVDVTRNRAPDFGALDPNFYYVQGFSGHGVALTGIAGRAVAGAIAGDTRAFDLFARIRHRRFPGGDAWRQPALELGMLYHRVRELF, encoded by the coding sequence ATGACGCAGTCTTTCACCCGCCGCGCCGATGCACTCGCGCGCGACTCGTACTACGAAGCGACGGTCACGCGGCCCGTGATCGACGATCCTTCGCTCGACGACACGATCGACGTCGACGTCTGCGTGATCGGCGCCGGCTTCGCGGGCCTGTCGACGGCGCTCGACTGCCGGGCGCGCGGGTTGTCGGTCGCCGTGATCGATGCGCACCGGCCCGGCTGGGGCGCATCGGGCCGCAACGGCGGCCAGGCGATCACCGGCTTCGCGAAGGACGAGGAGATCGAGCGGCAGCTCGGCACCGACGGCGCGCGCGCCGCGTGGGCGCTGTCGCTCGACGGCGTCGCGCTGATCGCCGAGCGGATCGCGCGCTACGGGATCGACTGCGACTTCACGCGCGGCTACCTGACGGTTGCGACGAAGCCGCGCCGCATCGACGACCTGCGCGCGTGGATGGACGCCGCGACGTCGCGCTGGGGCCATCCGTCGCTCGCGTGGCTCGACACCGGCGAGATCCGCGCGCGCATCGCGTCGACGCGTTACCTGGCCGGCGTGCACGATCCGCTGTCGGGCCACCTGCATCCGCTCAAGTATTGCCTGGGCCTCGCCGATGCCGCACGCCGCGAAGGCGTCGCGCTGTATGCGCACACGCCCGCGCTCGACATCGTGCGCGGTGCGCGGCCCGTCGTGCGCACGCCGTCGGGCGAGGTGCGCTGCCGCTACGTCGTGTCGTGCTGCAACGCGGGCCCCGGCGGCGTGCTGCCGGCCGCGACCGCCGCGCGCATCGCGCCGATCGCGTCGTACATCATCGCGACCGAGCCGCTCGGCCAGACACGCGCCGACGCACTGATCGCGCGGCGCGAAGCCGTGTGCGACAACAACTTCTTCCTCGACTATTTCCGGCTGTCGGCCGACCACCGGATGCTGTTCGGCGGCCGTGCGAATTCGGCCGGCGCGTCGCCCGCGACGCTCGCCGAAACGATCCGGCAACGGATGGTCGGCGTGTTCCCGCAGCTCGGCGACGTGCGCGTCGACCACGCGTGGGGCGGCTTCGTCGACGTCACGCGCAACCGCGCGCCGGATTTCGGCGCGCTCGATCCGAACTTCTACTACGTGCAGGGTTTCAGCGGGCACGGCGTCGCGCTCACCGGCATCGCCGGACGCGCGGTCGCCGGCGCGATCGCGGGCGACACGCGCGCGTTCGACCTGTTCGCGCGCATACGCCACCGGCGCTTCCCCGGCGGAGACGCATGGCGGCAGCCCGCGCTCGAACTCGGGATGCTGTACCACCGCGTGCGCGAGCTGTTCTGA